The Flavipsychrobacter sp. genome contains the following window.
ACTCAATATTTACGCTTTCACTATGACCTCCCATTACCGGTACACGTACAGTAGTTGCCGTCACCTTTACCCTATCATCACCTAGTATCTTGTTAGTTTCCAGCACCATCTTCATTTCCTCTTTTGTATAGCCATTATCTTGGAACACATCTATATGAGGAATAATATTCATGTCTATCTGATGTGGGTAGACATTTGTGGTCTTATCTCCTGCACGTTGGTTATTTAGCTCATCCACGGCCTTTTGCCCACTACCCGTTACCGACTGATAAGTGCTAACCACCACTCTCTTTATGGTATACTTATCGTGTATAGGCTTCAATACCATCACCATCTGTATGGTAGAACAGTTGGGATTAGCAATGATCATATCTTCCTCGGTAAGCACATGTGCATTCACTTCAGGAACAATAAGTTTTTTGGTAGGGTCCATACGCCAAGCAGAAGAGTTATCTACTACTCTACAACCTGCCTCAGCAAATTTCGGAGCCAATTCCAAAGACATTGCACCTCCACATGAGAACAATGCTAACGCAGGTTTCATACCAATGGCTGTATCTGCATCAACAACTGTATATTCTTCACCCCTGAAAGTCAACTTTTTACCTACAGAGCGAGCCGAAGCTACTGGTATCAGTTCTGTAATGGGGAAGTGACGTTCCTCTAATATCTGTAACATGGTACGACCTACCATGCCTGTGGCACCTACTACCGCTACGCGCATTGTCTTTAAATTTTAGAGGGCAAAGATAAGTAGTGTGCTCATATAATAGAAGAAAAAAGCCAGTACCTTTGCCTCTTATGAAGAATCTGGCTTCTTTAAACAAATACCTTTTAAAATATAAATGGCGATTACTGGCAGGCATGCTATTCATTACCATTTCTAATATACTGGCCGTTATACCTCCTGTTATTGTTCGTAATATAATCGACCAAGTACAACAAAACATTAGTACTTATAGATTACTGGACGATACTATAATCTCTAAAGAGGTACAGGCATATATCTTTAAGCTTGTTTTGTGGAACGGGCTACTACTACTTGGCCTAGCGTTGCTAAGAGGGTTATTCATGTTCTTCATGAGGCAAACGATCATTGTTATGTCTCGCTTTATAGAGTACGACCAAAAGAATGAGATCTACACTCATTACCAAAAACTTGATACTCAATTCTATAAAAGCCATTACACTGGCGACCTTATGAACCGTATAGCAGAAGATGTATCTCGTGTACGCATGTATGTAGGGCCTGCTATTATGTATACCATCAACCTTGTGGTACTAACCATTATGTGTGTATGGGGCATGCTACGCGTAAGCCCTATGCTAACGCTATACGTTATTATCCCTTTACCACTATTAGCACTCACCATCTATTTGGTCAACCGTATCATATTTAAAAAGAGCGAAAAGATCCAAGCGCAACTTTCATCCATCACTACTACTGCTCAAGAGTCTTATTCAGGGATTAGAGTAATAAAGTCATTCGTACAAGAGAAAAACATGCTGCGCTTTTTCAACAAGGCATCCGATGAATATAAGCAGAGTGCTATTAACCTATCACTCACAGAAGCGGTCTTCTTCCCTTCTATGAATCTATTCATAGGCTTGAGCATGATTAGCACTATTCTTATTGGTGGCTACTATGCGATACAAGGACATATTACAACAGGTAACATAGCTGAGTTCATCATCTATATCACCATGCTTATGTTCCCTATGATGGCTATAGGCTGGGTAGCATCAATAGTACAACGTGCTGGTGCTTCGCAAAAAAGAATTGATGAATTCTTAAATACCGAACCTACTATTACTAATCAGGAAGATGCTAAAGAGGCCAACTTAAAAGGCCATGTAACATTTGAAAATATTTCCTTTACCTATCCACACACAGGTATTACTGCTTTGAAAAACTTTTCACTAGATATAAAACCAGGTGAAAAAGTGGCTGTAATAGGAAAAACTGGCTCAGGAAAATCTACTATTGTACATCTTCTGTTAAGAATGTATGATGCTCAAGAGGGTCTACTTAAACTGGATGATACGCCTATTCAAGAGTTGAACATACAAAGCCTTCGTGCCGAAATAGCTTATGCACCACAAGAGCCTTATCTATTCTCTGATACCATATACAATAATATCAAATTTGGTAAACCTGAGGCTACAGAAAGTGAAGTAAAAGAAGCCGCTCGACTTGCTGATTTTGCTAAAGACGTAGGAACATTGAAAGACGGTTATGAAACGGTTATTGGCGAGCGTGGCGTAATGCTTTCAGGAGGGCAAAAACAGCGTTTGATACTAGCCCGTGCAATACTCAAGGATAGTAAAATATTGATGCTAGACGAATCGCTGTCTGCAGTAGATACCCAAACAGAGCAAAACATCTTAGAAAACTTCAAGACAAGACTAAAGAATAAAACAACTATTGTCATCACCCACAGAATATTTACCAGTTGGACCTTTGATAAGATAATTGTACTGGATGACGGCCAAATAGTAGAGCAAGGTACGCATGAAGAGCTAATGAGCTTAAATAAGAAATATGCTAAGCTCTACCGCCACCAAACGGAAGTAACAGAAGAAGCATAAAAAAGGGCAGCTACAAGTAGCTGCCCTTTTTCTATATATCTAATACGCTTTAGTGCTTTTTCTCTTTCGGTGTAAAGATCAAAGGCATGGTCATTTCTTTACCTTCACGCTTAACGGTTACTGTAGTCTCATCCCCCACATTAAATTCTGCTAATGCTTCCATATAGGTTTGCATGCCCTTTATTTCCAATTTACCAATAGCAGTAATAATATCACCTCCTTTTACTCCTGCTACTTGTGCCGGACGAGCCTCTGTTACACCATCTACACGTACTCCTTCGCCTTGAAAAGCGTAGTCTGGCATAATACCTAAGGTAACTTTAAAACGAACCTTACCAATATCCTTTTGCTTGGTAGGAGAGAACTTAGGCTTTGGCTCTTGTTCCATTTTGCCCACTACATTGTATACATATTTTATGATAGCAGCCTCTCCTTCGTAGTTTATCTTATCTGCATCATCTTCTGGCTTGTGATAATCGGTATGTGTACCTGTAAAGAAGAATAATACGGGAATACCTTGATGGTAGAACGAACTATGATCGGAAGGGCCTACACCAGAACTATCAATAGACACCTTAAAGTTATCGTTGACAATAACATTACCCCACACTTTAGCAGTACCTACACCTCCAACAGTAAGTGCATGTGTGCTATCGTTCAGCCTGCCTACCATATCCATATTGATCATATAGGCAATGCTACTGCTATCTAAAGACATATCTTCGACAAAAGCCTTTGAACCTATAAGACCCAGCTCTTCTGCCGAGAAGTGAACGAACAAATAATTATATTGTTTAAAGCTGCTGTTCTTCACCCAACTAGCTAATTGCATCAAAGCAGCTGTACCACTTGCATTGTCATCTGCCCCGTTATGTATCTGTGGCTCTTTACCTGTATAGCGGCTGTTGCCATCTTCACCCATACCTAAGTGATCGTAATGCGCACCAAGTACAACGGTATATGTAGCACCATTATCCACATAACCCGCAATGTTATTACCTGTCAAATTCGTCTTTTCAATGTCAATACTCATATGTAGCATCAACTCTTCCTCATTTTCTTCAGCATATTCTTTGTAGCCTTTATGACTTAAAAAGGCGGATGGAATATCTAAGTTTTCAAAGCTTGATTTCTTATTGAACTGAGGTTCGTATTTAGCACCATATTTATCATAAAGCAACACTCCTGTTGCTCCATGCTTTGCTGCATCAAGTACTTTTTTAAATGCTGCTTTTTCCCAATCAAAGTGAGGGTTTTTAGCTTCTTCTGCGTCAGCATACAGGGATATCATCCATACGTTATCCTGTTCAAATACTTCAGGTATCAACTTGGCATCTACTGTTGCATTCGCACTAAACGGTAGCGGGAATGCGATATCTGTAGGCACTTTCTCATTCCCAAGCTGAATAGTAGTAGCTGCACCTACTTTCCTACCATTAACAAAGGTAAATGGGTAGATATACTTGTCTTTATAAGCACTTACACCCTGCTCTTTGTAATATTTAATAATATAGTTAGCAGCAGCCTCTTCACCTGCAGAGCCTGTGCGGCGACCTTTCAACTCGTCAGAAGCCAGATAACCTATATCCTGCTTCAACTGCTTTACTATTTTTTTATCTGATTTTTTCTGTGCAGCTACCTCAAGAGTAGTACACAATGCAGCCGGGAGCAATATAGCTGCTAGTATATTTTTCATACTTTCCATAAATGTGGTGCAAAGTTACAGCTAAGAATATAAATAATACAAAAAACCGCCTCGCGTTAACGAAACGGTTTTGGTATTACTTAAACTCTCTTTTGTATGCTTAGGCCGCTTTGATAGCCCCATCAGGGCTTACGATCATAGCGCCGGATTCTCCCTCTTCTGTAGCAGAAGCGTCATCAGGCTGTGCCTCGTTACTGTCCGTTGGCACAACTATTTCCACATCGGTGATATCTTTTAGTTGCGGTAGATCGCTTGGTGAGTTGATACCCAAGTAATCCATAAAGTTCTTAGATGTTTCATAAACCAAAGGCTTGCCTACAGCATCTTCTTTGCGGCCAGCTATCACGATCAGTTCTTTTTCCAGTAGTTTCTGGATAGAATAATCTGCACCTACACCTCTTATATATTCGATCTCTGATTTTGTAACCGGTTGTTTATAAGAGATAATTGCCAAAGTTTCCATAGCTGCAGAAGAAAGCTTCTTGATATGCTTGTCTCCATTAAGCTGTAGTACTGTTTTATGAAATTGCTTCTTTGTTAAAAACTGATATCCACCACCTGTTTCCATTAATTGGAATGGGTAGTATTCTGCACTATATTTTT
Protein-coding sequences here:
- a CDS encoding M28 family peptidase, with protein sequence MKNILAAILLPAALCTTLEVAAQKKSDKKIVKQLKQDIGYLASDELKGRRTGSAGEEAAANYIIKYYKEQGVSAYKDKYIYPFTFVNGRKVGAATTIQLGNEKVPTDIAFPLPFSANATVDAKLIPEVFEQDNVWMISLYADAEEAKNPHFDWEKAAFKKVLDAAKHGATGVLLYDKYGAKYEPQFNKKSSFENLDIPSAFLSHKGYKEYAEENEEELMLHMSIDIEKTNLTGNNIAGYVDNGATYTVVLGAHYDHLGMGEDGNSRYTGKEPQIHNGADDNASGTAALMQLASWVKNSSFKQYNYLFVHFSAEELGLIGSKAFVEDMSLDSSSIAYMINMDMVGRLNDSTHALTVGGVGTAKVWGNVIVNDNFKVSIDSSGVGPSDHSSFYHQGIPVLFFFTGTHTDYHKPEDDADKINYEGEAAIIKYVYNVVGKMEQEPKPKFSPTKQKDIGKVRFKVTLGIMPDYAFQGEGVRVDGVTEARPAQVAGVKGGDIITAIGKLEIKGMQTYMEALAEFNVGDETTVTVKREGKEMTMPLIFTPKEKKH
- the scpB gene encoding SMC-Scp complex subunit ScpB encodes the protein MDIEHLMPHVEALIFASERPVTLMEITELLSKSFEEMMEGERVATCIDAIREKYSAEYYPFQLMETGGGYQFLTKKQFHKTVLQLNGDKHIKKLSSAAMETLAIISYKQPVTKSEIEYIRGVGADYSIQKLLEKELIVIAGRKEDAVGKPLVYETSKNFMDYLGINSPSDLPQLKDITDVEIVVPTDSNEAQPDDASATEEGESGAMIVSPDGAIKAA
- a CDS encoding ABC transporter ATP-binding protein encodes the protein MKNLASLNKYLLKYKWRLLAGMLFITISNILAVIPPVIVRNIIDQVQQNISTYRLLDDTIISKEVQAYIFKLVLWNGLLLLGLALLRGLFMFFMRQTIIVMSRFIEYDQKNEIYTHYQKLDTQFYKSHYTGDLMNRIAEDVSRVRMYVGPAIMYTINLVVLTIMCVWGMLRVSPMLTLYVIIPLPLLALTIYLVNRIIFKKSEKIQAQLSSITTTAQESYSGIRVIKSFVQEKNMLRFFNKASDEYKQSAINLSLTEAVFFPSMNLFIGLSMISTILIGGYYAIQGHITTGNIAEFIIYITMLMFPMMAIGWVASIVQRAGASQKRIDEFLNTEPTITNQEDAKEANLKGHVTFENISFTYPHTGITALKNFSLDIKPGEKVAVIGKTGSGKSTIVHLLLRMYDAQEGLLKLDDTPIQELNIQSLRAEIAYAPQEPYLFSDTIYNNIKFGKPEATESEVKEAARLADFAKDVGTLKDGYETVIGERGVMLSGGQKQRLILARAILKDSKILMLDESLSAVDTQTEQNILENFKTRLKNKTTIVITHRIFTSWTFDKIIVLDDGQIVEQGTHEELMSLNKKYAKLYRHQTEVTEEA
- a CDS encoding aspartate-semialdehyde dehydrogenase, which translates into the protein MRVAVVGATGMVGRTMLQILEERHFPITELIPVASARSVGKKLTFRGEEYTVVDADTAIGMKPALALFSCGGAMSLELAPKFAEAGCRVVDNSSAWRMDPTKKLIVPEVNAHVLTEEDMIIANPNCSTIQMVMVLKPIHDKYTIKRVVVSTYQSVTGSGQKAVDELNNQRAGDKTTNVYPHQIDMNIIPHIDVFQDNGYTKEEMKMVLETNKILGDDRVKVTATTVRVPVMGGHSESVNIELVNDFYESDVKQLLNIFPGVVVIDNPEMNSYPTPLYASGKDEVFVGRIRRDYSQENTLNCWIVADNLRKGAATNAVQIAKYLHQQGWI